The Spinacia oleracea cultivar Varoflay chromosome 2, BTI_SOV_V1, whole genome shotgun sequence DNA segment TAGAAAATTGCTGCTTAATCATAttgagaaaatatatatttgtgGAAGTATGTTCATCTTTGATTCATACAGACAAAGAGTATTGCTACTTTGTGGTCATTTCCTATCTTATACACTGTAATAAGATATCTGATTTGTTGTGATATTACATGTTAAAGGAGTAGATGATTTGCTTGTATAAGCTACTTGAAAGCGAACGAAGATGTGTCATGCGGTGCAGATCCCCCTCCCCTCCTCTCTAGTTCAGTACAATGGGTGTAATGCATGAGAAAAATAATCTCCAAGTGTTGGACTTAGActtaggtttttttttgttcaccttatatccacttatttcagaaaaaataagttcaggaaaaataagggttactcaagtacaatttataactaaaataagttttgataagttctaataagttcagttaagttcaggaaaataagtgaaaatcaagtGAACATAACGCACCCTTAGTAATGAAAAGGAAATGAATGTAAAGGGATAGATAATGTGCAAGTATATGCTTCTTAGAAAAGAGCAAAGATAAGGGTTGTGTAACAGCTCCCTGTTCCTCTCACTTGTGGGGACCTACATAATAAATCAAACCCCTAAAGTGGTATACAATATATATTCCCATCTTTCCCCCCTGTGACAGTAAGTCGATTCCTACCCTGCACTCCTGCGGGCTGCGGGTTCCCATTTCCCCTCCAGGTTCTATGAAAAATAGACAGAAGTTATGGATTATGAGTGATTTTAGCATTCTGTTTCTCCTGTTTTTAGTATAGCTCACCTCAGGAACACCAACGACCATGAAATACAAGCCTTTGCATGGGTGATTTGCTAAGGCCATTTGTTCAACTGGACCAATCATGTTTGAGACTGTCATGGTTGATTTCTGTAGTGTACTATGGATAAATTCAGCTGCTGCCTGAAAAAACAGTGTCACACTTAATAGAATTCTTTTGGTGCATTTCAAAGTTGCTTTAAGAATCAAAACCATTAGATTGTACATCTTATTTGTTAGTCAGAACTGGAAGCTATTTTGCATATAGTCTGAGAAAACAATCATATTAATATGAGGGAACTCTGTTACTCGGACCCCTTCATTTCACTACCCGTGTGGACATTCAGACTTTGGTATGGCAACTTAGATACTTCATTCAAGCATCTGATCACAAGCATTAAAGCATTGGTACTATACTAACATCTATGATAAAGACTTGTTGAATAATAGTTATAAGCCAATTAGAACATGACAGTATTAACACAGTGAAAGATAGACAGTATTAATGATAGACAGTATTAACATAGCGATTCACGCACCTCAGGACCTCTGTATTTTCTTAAAAACTCCAGGCTCTGACCAGTGAGATAGACAGCCAAAGAATTTCTCTTCCTCTTAATGATTTTCTGTGCTTCAGAAATAAATTCCAGGGGTTTGGAAGATTTATCATTGAATAATTCAGGTAGTGCGACATGTAAAAATGCAAACTGGTTTCCCCATTTTGTTTCAGAGTGAGTTTTAACCATGTCTTGAATGGACTTGTAaccattgatatttctagtgtTAAGCAACACTAgtgctgttgtttcagaagtACCAAATCCTTTTCCTGCTGCTTCCATGTATAATCGAGTCCCATAGAAGATTATACCAGTAAGCACATCATTTATAGTCTGCAGGAGTAATCTGGTCATGTTAGTAGCTGCATCATGTATCTATATTGTAgattccatttcaaaattccaatACAGTTGATACCATATCAAGTAAAGGGGGATCTTACCGCTCCTATTGCTGTTTTGATTTGTTTAATTTGATCCAGGGACAATTCAACTGTAGAGATCTGTACTGAATGGAATTCTACACCTTCATCCCCTGATCTAATTGGTGTTTTATCATCAGCGATAAAACTACCCTTTAGCACACTCCATCCATAATCACGGGTTGTATTGTAGATTGTTGACAAGGTTTTTGGCAGACAGCCAATATCATCAGTAGCTTTTCTGTTAGCTTCTGAGCTGGGTTGCATTGATGGGAAGGTTAACGGAAGGGAAGGATTATCTGCTCTTTGCATACAGGAAAGAAGTGCTCCCATAAGAGAAAAGCCATCACCGAGCGCATGGTGAAGCTTGAAGATGAGGTGTGCTGCTGCTTTGTTTGTTGGGTAATTAAAAATGTGAACTTCCCATAATGGTTTGTCTTTTGACAGTGGTTTCATAGCAATTTCGGTTATATATTTGTCGAAACAGTCATCATATTTTTCGAGGGACAAGTTGTCAGGAAATCTGGGAAGATTGAGATGATCTGGAAGGTTCACCTCCACCCTTTTCCATTGTTTTACACCCTTGTGATCAGATACCTGTGAAGAGCAATTTCAAAACACTTGTTATGTTTTTGCTGATAAACTTAGGATTTAGGAAGTTGGAGGCAGACAATTCAAGAGAGAATGAGAAAGAATTACCATAATGGATGAGAACCTTGTGTTGATGGGAAGGAAGAGATCCTGAAGTAGTGGTAATGCACAGGACTCATCAATGGGAATTTCGGATTCCAAAATTCCAAGGACACGAACTGACATTGTTTTGCTATTGAAGTATTGTCCTGTAGGAGACACTGGTTCGTCTTCTgcaccttcttcttcttcttctttgtaTTCTGTTTTTATTTGCAACCCGGAATCCATTTCCCTTGTTTCCAAACACAATAACGTTGTATGTCTTTGacttagtagtagtagtagtagtagtagtagtagtagtagtaatagTGTAATAGTGTAATAGTGTTAGGCTTAGGAAGGATGGGAGGGAGATCCGCTCTTATGGCTATGGGTTTTATATGAAGTCAAGTTTGAAGAAAACATCACCCATTTCTGCATACTTTTTATACTGAATACGTATTGCATTAATGGCAGTTAAAGGGGGAGTTGAAACCATTATTAGAGTGTAGGTGCAGCTGTTCAtacttcatatttttttttctggtACAAGTTACATATAGCATTTCTGACTGTATTTTTTTAGGAGTTATATATTTCCATTACACCCAAGGTCCCCCACCACTCCCCCAttgtttattatatatttatctaCTATGGTTATTATACATACTTACATCATCTTACATTAAATTATTCACTCACTATCAAAGACGAAGTatttacaataaataattaacaTATATCCACCACTTGCATTATTATTATAAGAATATCAACTCACATTGCTTAATATTTGTGCCGGTCAACAtgtaactttaaaaaaaaacagatggagtatttcgtttaattttccaactttttctttttcctgcGTGACCAGTTTTAATGGAATAAAATCATTTACGTTTTTGTTAAATTCTCAACTTTTTTCACAAGAATTCAATGGTGTCATAATGCTAATGGATATCCGAAAATGCCCTCACAggaatttcccaaacattcgaAGTTGGACAAATCTAAATTCAGCACTTTAAACGTCCAATATTATTTTCTAAGTTTTTTCACTCGAATTAACCATTATATGccatttttattttgaaatagcAATGTCATAGATAAGCATAGTTTACATCATTCTATAATTTTCAATAGTTTTAGAACAAAATGTCCATGTCTGATGAGTGATGACTATTCCTCATTTTGTCTCTATTTATTCTTTCTTACTTGGGCCTTTTTTTCGAGAGGAATTTTAAACAAGAACAAATTGATACAGGAACATAGAAAAGTCATCCTCAAAAGCTTGCTTAAGGGGAGGAGAATCCATGATCCTATATAAATCTCACATCAGTCATCTATATGACCAATGTGGAACTTAaagtatcataaccttacaatgGACCGTAACATACCACCCTGCTTCGCAGCTACATGTTCTCATGTGGCAGGCTTTGCGCTAGGCAGAAGGGATGAGAtgtagaagagagagaaagttcctAGCCCCGGACGAGGACCGACGTCACCTCCATCAGTCACATGTGGTGCTAAGAGTAGAGGTCGGTTCTTATACCTTTGATACAAGCTGATAGAAGAGCCAAAAGCCAGCTCAAGAGGAGGAGAGTCCATGATCATACGAATCCCACATCAACCATCCCCATGACCAATGGGACTTAAAGTCTCATAACCTTACAATGATTCATAACACAAATGGATATTGAAaaagtaatactccctccgtcccagattagttggtacactttcctttttcgtccgtctcagattagttattacacttctaaattaggaatgaccccacaattattatattgtctctctcttcccactaaatctTTTTTttcccacaccctctctcattcaattaaaaaaatacccactaactcctatcacatctactttttcaataaaataataattgataaccaCACAACTACTTATCGCATTAAACTGTATGCCCAGGAGAGTGTAACAACTAttttgggacagagggagtattaatttGGGGTTGTTGCAAAATACTCGTACAAAAGGTAGATATAATTGAAAAATATTAAGTTGTGGTCCGAGTTATGAAAATAATAGCGAAAACTCTTTGAACATCACTTATCATCTATAATATTATTAAAACTTAAAGGCAAAACATGCTATACTATCAATTGTCAATGTGTCATCAAATACGTGACAATGTGTTTATAGctgaattttaattataaattcacTTTTAACAAGTTTCCAACAAGATTTGAACCACTAACCTCCTATTAATAATGAGAAAGAATTATCATCCAAGtgacatttaaaaaaaatatatatatcaaCCTGTAAACACCtatttttgtccccattcccgaaagggaaaggttcgatgatgaaagcataaaaactccacttgacaacgcatctcctacaaaataaacgaatctcgattccccatttcatttcacccgaaacctgctatttatggaaacctgctaaaaatagtagctgccgtaaaaggtagcttctaaaagtggcaaatcataaaagatagaaacctgtcagaattaggtgttgcattccaacataaatcctaaatgagatagaaaactgcgagaatcctattcctaataggattcggaaataagagttacgtattaattaaaatcctaacgagcctagagttcgtaacgggcccagacgcattccgtcacaaaattgatacgcgctaaaagactcgaattaatctcaaactctacggattttaggaatccgaatctgactaaacaaaactgcccataccctattttcaacgcctggctctgggcgccgaaatcttcggcgcccaggcctaggcgctgaaaatacctgggtacgtctcttttcctaattctttgtggattagaactctgcaattctatctttccacgaactcttccctataaataggcccctagtttcgacgtgaaacgatacacaacaacacataatatattctgagtattgactctaaaccccttagcctaagcctctcgctgcaaaactgttcacgcgttctgtcgcaatcgatccataaatcgaacagaacgtatcctgtcccataatcgagattcgttaaataaaaaggagaaatagcaaagtcaaagtggttagttttctgagaaccgtgacgcacctctcaagggtgcgtcgtgatgtgtcccttttcgatgatttaactgctttcctcgccctttttatgaactgttaaactaacctaatatgattgttctatcacgcctaacaaatataatatttttgggaaatcggattatcatgctaggtcccttaatgttatttaaatcagataatcacgatcgaattagtattatatgttgcatattgctaaaatcaactcagattagtttaatagttaacgcatgtcccttcaattatttatggtgagctagtaaggatatcctgcctctggagttatcgacgagcgaattactcctctcggtagttacagtcccccgaaccctcaatctctaccttgcgggtgtatattgagagatccccacaccagggatcacaagggaacctacggccgtcgtggtcaaacataattgcactccctttatgtcacgataaccgggttttgtcagtttttctcattgtcgttaaaaactgaatggcgactcctatattactattcaattgggtgtatactcacaggaaatccaattacacttgattgaataaaaataatcgtcacacccacgagggacaaggtcacgcattagccttgcgctttttcgaccccctcacagtggcgactccgctggggacagtgaaggaaatactcgtgcttgtaggtaatcaaaatagccgaagggtgaaacgatcctaccccgcgtttatttccccatcaagttgggacgacctgaaaatcagcatattaatgtgaacgggcagaacatcataacgaatctctgctccctcgggagttgggactaaggatacctttttttcgccaataggggggtgcatacgccgcgcatgtttcccactcagtacttgtgcaggtagtacacctatcccgaacccaatccctcgcccattaggtccctctcgcctgcctgcccccttggcttgcacttgcgagttggcctcttgagcgaaattcgtctgttgaagacactacctcgaccggggcatgtgttggatctacgatagaagcggtaccaagccaggcgcaaatactacccatagaagcctatcataaactacgtggcatatttaattttcaaatccatgtttgtaatgtagttatgtgtagcgaaatatgtgattgtgtgtgacaaactatcctagaaaaccaatgaccttaaaaattgcccaaacattcatagactaatttgccaaagagttataccgaaacacgtgttccgcaaacccgaatgatcgccacaaaataagcgacgctcgggatggcctgtaacgaatcccacaaacgttgtTACGCGTAaatgacgttattaggcaagcacgcaaatcgaagtcgcataaacagaaaacagaaaacgagaaccagccagggaagcattttcaacgcccctggctgggcgccaaaatttctcacgcccactgctgggcgctgaagttgctgcttgactctctggtcaggcgcagcagcctcggtgcccaagcaaaaagaaagtacgtagcacaaaaaatgctcatcaaaagaattgctacgagggcgtaagaaaagcactcgatttcaaaaggcgactcgcgaaaaattaataactctttgtgtcgtcgttaggccgcctacgacggcaatgctcggcaccaaaaccgaacatgctaacaactgtGAATGTCACACAgacaagtgtttcgaaaatccaaagaatgaccaaaataaaaaaaaaccccaaaaagtgtaccgacagaagaaagagcgaaaaagtgaaaaaccaatttagagagtcgaagtctagactaagtaatgcttgaaactttgggaacctaaactttagcttatcttatgcctaggaccggtcctgccacttggtgccgatcagggaatcaacggctagtgcgtctcgaagatacatcaccaacatcaggtttagtaactccaagctccgtccgtcgtccctcatttcaaggatctccgcttccccaacctcgattcgcacctccaaacatgtccatcgaagatttgcgagaccagatggtccaaatgacccaactcatgggccaactgaaaatggaaaacgaagccttagcggctgcgcaagcaaaaaatgacctcgaaaacgagaagaggattgaaaaaatggtcctacagcaaaccatggggagcaaatacttctccctcgagcctgaacctttttctggcaaattaccaaaaaagtccagttcatctgacttaccaaagttcaaggccacggacaacccccgtgatcatctactgagctttgtgaataccatgaacttgaaaggcgtggacaagtccatgtacctacctgcctttcctttatccttggaacctgtgccgctcaaatggtactatcatcaggaccctaagctcttccccacttgggaagaatttgtcaatgtcttcatcaagaaatactcgtcgaacatggatttccaagtcaccatgcgcgagctggaagttctcttccaaaagaaaaatgagggtttcacaacctactttgctagatggagggaccaggcggcccagctaatcaataggcctcccgaaacagaattggtccaaaaattcattgacaacttggacccggcttacagacaacaccttaggtacctgggactcgacactttcaaaagggtttatgatgtgggaataaaaatcgaggacgacctcgccaaaaccat contains these protein-coding regions:
- the LOC110778414 gene encoding wax ester synthase/diacylglycerol acyltransferase 4 isoform X1, with protein sequence MDSGLQIKTEYKEEEEEGAEDEPVSPTGQYFNSKTMSVRVLGILESEIPIDESCALPLLQDLFLPINTRFSSIMVSDHKGVKQWKRVEVNLPDHLNLPRFPDNLSLEKYDDCFDKYITEIAMKPLSKDKPLWEVHIFNYPTNKAAAHLIFKLHHALGDGFSLMGALLSCMQRADNPSLPLTFPSMQPSSEANRKATDDIGCLPKTLSTIYNTTRDYGWSVLKGSFIADDKTPIRSGDEGVEFHSVQISTVELSLDQIKQIKTAIGATINDVLTGIIFYGTRLYMEAAGKGFGTSETTALVLLNTRNINGYKSIQDMVKTHSETKWGNQFAFLHVALPELFNDKSSKPLEFISEAQKIIKRKRNSLAVYLTGQSLEFLRKYRGPEAAAEFIHSTLQKSTMTVSNMIGPVEQMALANHPCKGLYFMVVGVPESLTITVMSYMRTLRIAIGVEKGYIDVQKFNSCIENAFQLIYKAAVKIPNDYN
- the LOC110778414 gene encoding wax ester synthase/diacylglycerol acyltransferase 4 isoform X2, encoding MDSGLQIKTEYKEEEEEGAEDEPVSPTGQYFNSKTMSVRVLGILESEIPIDESCALPLLQDLFLPINTRFSSIMVSDHKGVKQWKRVEVNLPDHLNLPRFPDNLSLEKYDDCFDKYITEIAMKPLSKDKPLWEVHIFNYPTNKAAAHLIFKLHHALGDGFSLMGALLSCMQRADNPSLPLTFPSMQPSSEANRKATDDIGCLPKTLSTIYNTTRDYGWSVLKGSFIADDKTPIRSGDEGVEFHSVQISTVELSLDQIKQIKTAIGATINDVLTGIIFYGTRLYMEAAGKGFGTSETTALVLLNTRNINGYKSIQDMVKTHSETKWGNQFAFLHVALPELFNDKSSKPLEFISEAQKIIKRKRNSLAVYLTGQSLEFLRKYRGPESLTITVMSYMRTLRIAIGVEKGYIDVQKFNSCIENAFQLIYKAAVKIPNDYN